The Canis lupus baileyi chromosome 26, mCanLup2.hap1, whole genome shotgun sequence DNA window CTCTGACTGTACTTTGAGGTTTTGATTTTATAAACattgcacattttaaataattaataaacaaaattttaaaatttctgaatatCTAGATTACTAAATCTAAATTTTAACTAATTAATCTAACTATATATTGATGGCTTAACCAGATAAAGAGAAGTTATTTCAAGAGACTTTAAAACATAGGGCTttaggggcatctaggtggctcagtggttgagtgtctgcctttggctcaggttgtgatccccaggtcctgggattgagtcccacattgggctccccacagggagcctgcttctccctctgcctatgtctctgcctctctgtgtgtgtctcttattaataaataaagtctttttttaaaaaagatagggTTTTAGCTTGGACTCACCAAGCAGATCCTTAGACAAATATATGAGTGCAAAGAACCCCAGTAAGGGAGTGGTAAAATCAGTTAGTGAAGGTTGTGTCATCAAGCTCACCACTACTGTGGGTAAATGAAGCTTAATCAGATAAAAACTATGGGAAATGATACAGAACATGTCTCAGATGTATCCCTCTTGAAAGGAAAGGTGTTTGGGCTGATTATATACCAATTTCCTCTCAGGCATTGATTGAGAGCTGTTCTCAGAGGATGTTAGATGCCCCATGCTTCATATGCACGGACAACCTTCCATATAATCAATCTTCTGAAAAAGTTTTCAGGAGGAAACATGCATAGACAGGCTTGTGGAAGTAGTCTTGAATGCACTGAGGTGGTCAAGCTCCAGGAATTGGGGCATACCTTGGAGAGTGTATATTACATACAATATGTATCTATATCTCCAATGAAACATATCCTAAGAACAAAGGGAACCAAGAGGAAATCCAAAACTCTATTCAATAATTTGGTAATAATATCTGATGTTGGTATTTATAAGTATTGTATATGTGTTGAaggataaagcaaataaataactgTGTTGAAGTCCTTAGGAACTGGAATTTTCAGGATAGAGACAGATACCAGGCAGAAATAGAGAAGTTAGgtttaaaaattgtattcttaAAATGGGATTACAACTATCAGTATTAACCTGTTTAATTGTTTCCCTCCTTAAAAAATACTTACTTCATAGCCCTGTCCTCCAAAAGGACCTGGAAGCAGTGACAACCTAGTAGTAATGAGCATCACTAGTACATAGATTATGGTCTCTAGCACTTTCACAAAAAACACCCAGGGCTATATAGGGCAATGACCGATTCCAGATCTTGGACAGAAAATGTGCGaaatgagcatggagtattttgtTGTGTGAAAAGCAAGTAAACTATCAATGTctactgaaattatttaaaaagactcAGGAACTAACTTAAAGGAAGCTCCCATTGGCCAAAGATGAGATGATTtgagcattaaaaagaataaaaatcacagtAGATTGACATCcatcaaaaatgtttaaaattattattttataatgatacaaaaataaaagaaacttcatTACTCACCTTTGGGGGTTACTAAGGCACCAACTCATTTTTCCAAAATCCAAAAGACAGTAAGCAAAGGCATTTTCCCTGCCTTTCCTATATGGACTATATGTCAGAATAACCAAAAAtagttgaatgaaaaaaataatttcaactgaTACCAACAGAAGGAATGGTAGCAATAGTCAGCCACCAGTGCGTAACTCCTGGTGGAATGATGGATCAAGACAATAATTACCTACATTTGTTAAAGACATTAGGCTGAAGGCTAGTAGAGAATTTCATCACAGACAGATCAATCTGACAACACCCAAAGCCACTAATCAATCTGCACACTATAAAAAGAGGCagcggggcccctgggtggctcagtggctgagtgtctgcctttggctcaggtcgtgatccctgggtcctgggatcgagtcccacattgggcttctcgtggggagcctgcttctccctctgcctatgtctctgcctctctctgtgtttctcatgaataaatgaataaaatcttttaaaaaataaaataaaaataaaaagacagtacAGCCAGATACTACATACCTCTTAATTAACCACCTACAAGGTGTTCTTGCCAAAATTGTGAACCGGGATCTAACCAACTAGACCCTTCAGATCCAACTGCAGGCAAAATATGGGAGAGAGAGGATTGTTTGAAATGATACAAcagaaggggctcctgggtggctcagtcagttaagcatctgcctttggctcaggtcatggtcccagggtcctgggattgagccctacctacatcaggctccctgctcaactgagagtttgcttctccctctgcgtctgccactccccctgcttgtgctctctcacactgtctctctgtcaaataaataaaatcttttttaaaaaatatgataccacagaaatatatgCCAGAATGTGGAAAATTCTGCAGGTTTTTCCTGCAGGCTTgggtttttcaataaataaatattaagaaaaataagaggaggggctcctggctggctcagtcagtagagcatgcaactcttgatctcagggtcctgagttaagccccacattggacatggagcctacttaaaaaaaaaaaaaaaaaagacatagcaaCAAAATGTAACATGTGATCTTGTTTACATCCTGATTCAAACAAATcaattataaaatgatatttgTGATAAAAGCAGGAAAATTTGAATGCTGGAAAGTATTAGATAATAATAAGAGaattactataaaattttaagtatgatAATGGATTttgattatgtttaaaaaataactctttttttttagagagagagagcatgagtggcaagcagaaggggcagagggagagagagaatctaaagatCTTAAGatggctctatgcccagcatggagcctgactcatctcatgaccctgagatcgtgacctgggccaaaatcaaggatcagaggcttacccaactgagccactcagacaacCCTTATACTTTGTGTTTTAATAAAGGGTTTTTTAAAACCCAAGCCTGTATAATCTCTGAAAAGTCCTTGTACATTCTCAGGTATTCATGTACCCTAAACGGAAGTTCACTACACTACTTAGCAATATCAAACATACTGGGAGGACTTATACTTATCTGGCAGAAAGTTTAGGGATGAATTTGTCATAGATTCAttaaaactaagcaaataaaAAGTATAGGacaattaggggcacctggatggctcagtcagaagagcatgcgactcttgatctcagggtcatgagttcaagccccacattggatgtagagatgacttcaataaataaaaactattaaaaaaaaagaaagatataaaaactgGGTTGGGGGGGAAGTTGTgcaagaaaggaaatgtaataatGATATATTACATGGCCCAGTTGTGAACAATACTTCTTTGgtcataaaatataaatgctgAATACTGATAAGATAAAAGATTTTGATGTGTCTATTATAGGAAGATGTAAGGGAAGGAAGTGTGACTGTTTGGTGGAGGGAGATATATGAGAGTTAAACCGTCATCTTCCATAGTAGTAGGTCTATTCATAAtatatgaaactgaaaaaaaagacaaataatggtATAAGCATCTTatttagaaacacagagagggggcacctggatggcttagttggttaagcatctgactcttcattccagcttgggtcatgatctcaggttcatgggactgaaccctgtgtcaggctccatggtaagtgtggagcctgcttgagattctctctctccttctccctcttgcccctccctgctcacactcatattctctctctctctctctttctcaataaaaggggaaaaaaagaaagaaaaaggaagaagaaagaaagaaagaaagaaagaaagaaagaaagaaagaaagaaagaaagaaaaaagaatgaaaaaaagaaagaaagaaagaaagaaagaaagaaagaaagaaagaaagaatccaaagAATCAGCTAAAATACTTAAAAGTGGTTGgtctgtacatttttttcctaggAGAGGAGGCAAGGGATCTGATGTTTTTAATTCTATACCTTATATGACTTTTTAAACAATGTACTTtaggaagggggggagggaaggaggttgGGGAATGACAatttctgatttgcattttaacaCTATTGCCATGGTCTGATGTTGAGTGCAGACAGCAGGGTTGAGAAGCAGTCAGTGAGGCCAGTTGGCAAACTGTTAATGGTAAGAAGTGTCATAATAAAAATTACGCAGAGGAGAAGACTGGAGGTGAGAGTTTGGGGTGAGTGGAGCTGGGTGAACCCTAAGGGCGGGTATCGAACTAAAGAGTAACCTGccatctttatttctctctcttctctctcaactTTGCCTCAATCAAAGCTAAGCCCTCTTTTCCAGAGGTTTCTGGCCCCTCCAACAGGACCAGCACAGGCCAGATAGTGAATTTCACCTGCACGTCAACTGGCTTCTTTCCCAAAAACATACACCTGAAATGGTTTGAAAATGGCATGGAGCTTCCCGCCTTTCAGACCTTGGTCTTCCTGCTTGGAGATGCTGCATCCTACACTATCATCAGCATAGCCATGGTGACCCTTGACTTATCCTCACTCCACTCCCAGCTCACCTGCCAAGTGGCTCACAGTACATTGCAGAGCCCCCTCAGTAGGCACGTGAACATCTCCAAATTCCTCCAAGGTAAggatccccccacccacccaaatgGCCAACCCTTGCTGACCACTACAGGTTCCGTTTGGAGCACTTCACCTGCCTCCTCCCATTTATTCTTCATCAAACCTCTTGTAAGATAGGTATGAGGTTCCCTATCTTATAGGACCATCCTCTTCTTACAAGATGCCATGGTTAGGTACTTCTCTTTCAGAGCCCCCTTTGCTCTCTTATATTTGGGAGGtggaaattcattcattcattcaacaagtgtttactgagcatctgctatgtggCAACATTATTCTAGGTGCTGAGGATTCCATGGTAAACAGAACAGACCTAATTCTGCTCTACCAAGTTCACAGTCACATAAGCCCCATCAACAAGATGCAAAAACTGTACAGTTCTaacttttttctaagatttacttattagagagaggagaagcagagggagtaggagagagaaaataccaagcagactctctgccaagCCCAGAgtctgatgaggggctcgatctcacgaccctgagatcatgacctgagccaaaatcaagagttggatgcttaaccaactgaaccacccaggtgccccatatagtTCTAACTTATAATATGTGCTATGAGAGAAAAGAACTGAGTATTAAGATAAATGAAAGCAGGAGAAATGTAGTTTACTAAGGAAATGCCTTTTTGGGGGAGCCACGGCAAAAAGATGAAAGGGGGTCCTCCAAGGAAAAGATggaatgttccaggcagagaaaacagggTGTGTAAAGGCCTTGTAATGGAGACTGGAAGCGAGACATGCCAGAGCAGAGTGGAGGAAGAGATCCATGTGATCAGAGCTCAGGGAAGCAGGGTGTgtggagaaggaagaggctggagagagaagcagggacaagACCACACAGCGCTTCAAGCCACAGCAAGGAAGTTTCCCCCTATTGCATTGTCCCTGCAAATTCCTAACACTATGGTGTAAACCACCACACCACCATCGCTTTGCTGCCAGTCGTTGGATTTGAAACCCACCCTGACATCAGGGGAGAGGACAACGCAGGAAGGAAATCACCCTCACTGGCCTTCACAAGGGTGTCTGCAAGGGATCTGCGCTCTCCTCAGTCACCACCCCACAGCAACCTCAGAGTGCAGAGACCCCACTCACCTCCTGTAGATGGGCACATCCCTTTCAGGGCTCTGGAGCCCCAGTGCTCCTTCTCTGTCTATTCCAGCCAGagcaaagcaaagagaaaacccATTAACAGCATCACGGTCTCCACAGCAACCCTCCTCCTCACTGGAGACCATGTTTAGTACCAAGGTAAAGAGTTTAGCTCCTCATTTTGGAAATGCCTCCCTCCCTAAGTAGTAGTTTGCCCTTACATAGCCAAAAGATaccagagaataaataaataaataaataaataaataaataaataaggatacCAGAGAGTTCCAGCCTGGAAATGGAATTCTAGCCTCCACCTAGAGCATCCCAAAGAAGCTAGGTGTCCCTGCTTCACGCAGATGATGAAATCAAGTTGCAGGGAAGtaaaatgacttgtccaaggtcacgtGGCTTTTAAGTTCATGAGATGGAATTTGAACTCAGTAATACGTCTCTTGGATGACCATGTCAGACCTCCCACACAACACAGATACCAGAGCAAGGCAGGGTCCCCCTTCCCCAAGAAAGGTGCTTTCATCATGGTCAGTACAAGATAGGCATTGTGCTGCTTTCTGCACTCTCTCCAAACCCCTGGTTCCCCGTCCTTCCCTATATCAATGAAGAGACACACCATCAACCCAACCATCTAAGCCAGAGACCTATTTTACCAAATCTATCACAAGTTCAACCAAATAGACTTCTCACGTCTCTCTGACCTCATCCATTTTACTGCCACTTCCCAGATTCATCCCCAAGTTCAAGTCAACATCATCCCTTACCTGGTCACCATAGCCCCTTCTCTCATATCTACCATTACCCTTGACAGTGCAGCCCCCAAGTTCCCAGCAGTCAAACGCATTTTATAAAGGAGGCAGATCTTGTCCCTTCTTTGCTTAAAACCCTTTGCTGGCTCACCACTgctcttacaaaaataaaacaaaataaaatccttatcaGCATGttcaacaaaaatctttaaacatttttttcatatactcCGAGATAATTGTGAAGAACTATgtagttccttatgtattttaaGGTAACATCTAAAATAGTTCATCacgagatgcctgggtggctcactcagttaagcatctgcctttggctcaagttataatcccagggtcctgggatggagtcccacattggttccctgctcagtggggagcctgcttctccctccccctctgcccctccccctgctcctgttttctctttctctctctctctctttccctctctctctctctcttaaatgaataaaatcttagaaaataaaataaaataaaattgttcatcACAGACTTAAATAGTTGCAAGGGCCAGAACCCCTgggatatttctttaaaaaaaaaaaaagattttatttattcatgagagagagggagagagagagagagagagagagagagagagagaggcagagacacaggcaaagggagaagcaggctccatactggaagcccgatgtgggacttgatcccaggactccaggatcacgccctgggctgaaggcaggcgctaaaccactgaaccacccagggatccccctcccctGGGATATTTCAAATGTTACATCTCTCTGAAGTGTTCAATGGAAAAGTAAAGTCATATTGCTTTGATTTCCACCATCATCCATTACAATAGACATAAACAAGCTCTTCTTGAATAAtcagaaattttataattttctttttacttcctaaatttgtatttccattctAATTCCTGGGGAGAACTTTATCCTACtgtaaatatattctatatttgaaAGTCCTTATTGACCACATCATCATACATATCATAGAGAACTATGAGAAAACATAGAACTaccacaaatatatatgtattgaatattgtatataataaattgtatatataactTGTTATATagaaaattcaatatatatataaattgaatttttaaaattgtttcttatgACCATAGGCtctaagtgttaaaaaaaaattcttttggattGAATTGCACAATCGATCAAAACAATCTAAGTATCTGACAAATTTTGACAAACAGTCATCAAAATAACCACTAAAATGTTATCGGAGATGCAGCTCAGTGAGCAAGATGGGGGAGGTTATGATGCTTTGATTAAAGTAGGCATTCTAGCCAGCAAGATTTTGAactgtccttttattttgtgtccCAGAGTGTCACCCAAGGTCACTGCACCAGAGGTAGATTTGGGATGTGTGGCAGGAAGGTCTTCCCTCTGCAACAGTGGGAGAAGGACTGAGGAGCAGGAGCAAGAGGCAGGAGTAGGCAGTCTCAGGCAGATCAATTTCAGGAAAGAGTCATGTGAGGGCTCAGGAGCTGGAAATTAATTGTCTTAAACTACCAATGTATGGGCTCCTTAGGATGTTGTTATGTGCCCCCAGGAGCAAGTGTGTAGGACCAGTAAGTGCAGATAGTCTTCATGGCCAGTGGCTATGAATTTGGCTTCATCTCACTCATGCTCACCCTCACTCATTCTGATCATCTTTCTGCCCTTGGACACGCTAGGCTTCACCTCAGGACCTCTGCCCATGCCCTTCCCTCTACCTGAGAGGCACTTCCCTACATGTGGCCTCTCCCAGAGCCTTCCTTCCTCTGGCCCTCCACCAGTCCCTTTGCCTAATATTCCAGTTAGCAGGACTGCATAGCAAATTATTCCCAAACATATTCCAATTTTTCTAAACTTACTCCAAATCTCCCAAATTATTATGCTCACATATTCTGTAGGGCAAGAATTTGGAGAGGGCCTGGCAGAGATGGCTTATCTCTGCTTCATGATGTCTGGGACCTCACCTCAATGTTTCCAGGGCTGAGATCATCTCAAAACTGCTTCACTAACATGCCTGGCCATTGGTGCTGGCTATTGGCTTGGGGCTTCTGTTCTTTTTGACATTGGCCTCTCCTGATCATCTTTCCATGTGGGTTAGTTTGAGCATCCTTGTAGCTCCAAAAGTGAATGTCCCAAGAGTCCAAAGTGGAAGTCACACCAACTTTGATAACTGACCTTTGGAAATTACAGTGTCAGCTCTGCTATACTCTTCGTCAGGCAGTCACAAAGTCCCACCCAGATTCCAGGGCAGAAGTAGACTCCCTTTCCAATGGGGAATGGCAAGGTTCTGGAAGACATGTGGGGACTTGCTGTGGCCATTTTTGGAAAACACAATCTGCCACATGCAGTTAACTCCTATTCATCTCTCTTATTTCTGCTGAAAGGTCACTTCTTTCAGAAACTCTTCCCTAATATGCCCCATCTCCAGACCAGGTCAGGTGATCCTGTGTAGTTCTCAGAACCCGTATGAGGATCATGTCCCTGCTTTTCTCCTTCTATGTCCTTCATAGAAGAGCAGGAGCTCTGTGAGGCAGGGATAGTCTTGCTCGCTGCTCTATCCCAAGAACCAGGGTTGGAAAGCTAAGGATGCTCCTTGAACATCTTTTGcttgagggaaggaaggaacaaaggaagggCTGTTGTTTCAGTTATACCCACAGTGACTATATCAGCACACCAGGTTCCAAGCCTTCAGCTGGCCATACTCACTTGCCACATCCAAAGGTTCTACCCTGAAGTCATACAAAGCACCTGGCTAGAGATGAACAAAGGCCTTAAGGCCTGTGAGGCTTCCGTGCTCACCAAGAACCCAGATGGCACATTCAACCAAGACAGTCATATCCTGGTCTACACctctgaggacaaagcacagctcACCTGCCAAGTGTGGCAAGAGGCCCAGCCACCAGTCCAGGCCAGCATGCAACTGAGTGAGTTCAGAGGTGAGCCAGCATGTTGGGGTGAGTAGGGGGGGAATAACCAAGCAGTGAAAGGTCCAGACCTGGACACCAACAGGCCAGGTTCATATGATGGCTCTGCCATGTCTGTCATGCGTGACTTTAAGGAAGTCACTTCACCTTCCTGTAACTCagttccttcatctataaaatgggacagggcagcccgggtggctcagtggtttagcgctgcctccagcccagggtgtgatcctggagacccaggatcaagtcccatgtcaggcttcctgcatggagcctgcttctccctctgcctgtgtctctgactctctttgtatgtctctcatgaataaataaataacaatcttcTTTAATAAATGGGACAGCAATTAGAGCAACCTCTGCTGAGGGTGCTGTTTGGTCCCAGAGGCTGCTGCCTGCTTTCATCACCCAGCTGGATCCTGACTGCACACTTCTGGCACCAGCTCTTCCAGTGAATAGCTAAATTCATCTGAACTATCTTCCCCCATTTTCACCCACCCTGTCCAAAGCCATTGGGATTCAACAATTACCGAGCACCTATTAGGGTGCTCTCATTTGATACCGAGACATCCTGAGGTACgttttatcatc harbors:
- the LOC140618218 gene encoding signal-regulatory protein beta-1-like isoform X3, which gives rise to MPAPASPPRLPLPPLLLPLLLGLTGVAGEVELQVIQPEKSVSLPPGEALTLRCTLTSLIPIGTVRWFRGTESGRELIFSFRGGHFPRVTNITDTTKRNNVDFSIRISNITPADSGTYYCVKFQKGNPDVELKSGPGTRVFVHAKPSFPEVSGPSNRTSTGQIVNFTCTSTGFFPKNIHLKWFENGMELPAFQTLVFLLGDAASYTIISIAMVTLDLSSLHSQLTCQVAHSTLQSPLSRHVNISKFLQVIPTVTISAHQVPSLQLAILTCHIQRFYPEVIQSTWLEMNKGLKACEASVLTKNPDGTFNQDSHILVYTSEDKAQLTCQVWQEAQPPVQASMQLSEFREARAFSAPSGTLILLGWKLFSLTALCTICVLKRRFPSRSQVPQGPPQ
- the LOC140618218 gene encoding signal-regulatory protein beta-1-like isoform X4, translating into MPAPASPPRLPLPPLLLPLLLGLTGVAGEVELQVIQPEKSVSLPPGEALTLRCTLTSLIPIGTVRWFRGTESGRELIFSFRGGHFPRVTNITDTTKRNNVDFSIRISNITPADSGTYYCVKFQKGNPDVELKSGPGTRVFVHAKPSFPEVSGPSNRTSTGQIVNFTCTSTGFFPKNIHLKWFENGMELPAFQTLVFLLGDAASYTIISIAMVTLDLSSLHSQLTCQVAHSTLQSPLSRHVNISKFLQVIPTVTISAHQVPSLQLAILTCHIQRFYPEVIQSTWLEMNKGLKACEASVLTKNPDGTFNQDSHILVYTSEDKAQLTCQVWQEAQPPVQASMQLSEFREARAFSAPSGTLILLGWKLFSLTALCTICVLKRRFPSRSGN